The DNA window taaaatgtataacaaaGAGTGTTTCAAACACAGCAATTATAAAGACAACATCAGTTTAATATGAAAGTGCACATATGTCGATGTTGATCACAGACATAATGTGTCTTTTGTACACAATTTTTGATACTCTATGCAAGTTGATCTTTAAGTATTGAATCAtgtcatttcaaattaattcacaattttacaaaaaaagtgTTAAGAGTAAGgctatatatatttcatcacaaaattCTTTCCAGAATAATCAGAGTACACCCCATTTTGGGAAagcaaattttttaaaaatctcatCTAACACCTGAGGAGAAAGTTGATCGTATTTCCATTTGAACTGATTTGCCATGAGATGGAAGTGTTCAACTTGCAATACCCAGATACATACACAACAAGGAGATATGTTTTTCTCTTACACCAACTTGATGAGCAGCTCAACAGTACAGGGATACATGAAATAATTACCTTTCgttttttctttttctctttctttttccttttcctCCTTTCTTCTAAAGAAAGCGACAATATGgaactttaatatttatatgtgtgtaacaatgtaaaatgacaccatggtaacagagagCATAAATATCACATGGTTGTCATAGTTGAACTATTATATTTAGAACTATATTTTAGCATTGCAAGAATACTTGGCAGTCTTTACCATACAACATTCATGTGGCACTCCTGTATCTACTATCAGGTACATCATACCAGCCATGATATGTTACAGACTAACTCAGTAATAGTGTTGATAAAAATTTgatctttttctttttaaatttggAACCcaaggtggggtgggggtacaTGTGTTGTTGACATTCatacttttttttgaaaatgaaagtataaCAAATGTAGACCATACCAAACCCAATACACTTCCAGCTATATAGCTTATAGCCCACAAACACAAATGGGGTATTATGTGTAATTGGTGTGAATTGAAGTAATGCCATTGAGTGGTCTAACTTAAAAACTGGATTTTGAGAATGTGTTTACCTGAACTTGATGAAGGTGATCGTCTTCTCCTGTGTTTCTTATCTTGTctatcactactactactgctactactactactggatGAATGTCTTCGCCTCTTTGTCTTTTTTCTGTCGTAGTCTCGACTACATCTTGATGAACTACTACTTCTTGAACTAGTAGAAGAACTTGAACTTGATGTACGATGCCTCTTCTTTTTGTGTTTTGACCGA is part of the Glandiceps talaboti chromosome 2, keGlaTala1.1, whole genome shotgun sequence genome and encodes:
- the LOC144446281 gene encoding uncharacterized protein LOC144446281 produces the protein MADEGDRSRSKHKKKRHRTSSSSSSTSSRSSSSSRCSRDYDRKKTKRRRHSSSSSSSSSSSDRQDKKHRRRRSPSSSSEERRKRKKKEKKKKRKFMKERKERDEMRSAVSGHKIKMKVKKTSKDKEVHNAFLIRTMIF